The following coding sequences lie in one Spirochaetia bacterium 38H-sp genomic window:
- the xerA gene encoding site-specific tyrosine recombinase/integron integrase, with protein sequence MKSDVELIDEFLDYIRDIKGASEATVRSYKNDLYKVFSFLSGLDLGFLSASRGDFRSFVSEMSLNGISPRSVNRCLSTLRNFYRFLRKRGLRDDSPLEGVRSVKVARVLPEFLLESEVEQLLDVNGDDFISVRDKAMLELLYSTGCRVAELVSVRRGDVMGGKDWILIRGKGNKERIVFIGDFARSALDRYIPLRDALLSRLGKDECEVLFVNSRGGALSPRGVFYLLQKRAAEKGIVKKISPHTLRHSFATHILSRGADIRVVQEMLGHSSLSTTQVYTHLDFNSLKRVYDVSHPHSGRNGHE encoded by the coding sequence ATGAAGAGTGATGTAGAGCTTATAGATGAGTTTCTTGATTATATCAGAGATATAAAGGGAGCCTCTGAGGCGACCGTTCGGTCTTATAAAAATGATTTGTACAAGGTTTTTTCTTTTTTATCAGGTTTGGACTTGGGGTTTTTATCGGCTTCTAGGGGAGATTTTAGGTCGTTTGTCTCTGAGATGAGTTTAAATGGTATTTCTCCTAGGTCTGTTAATCGCTGTCTTTCTACTCTCCGGAATTTTTATAGGTTTTTGAGAAAACGGGGATTGAGAGATGATAGTCCTTTGGAGGGGGTCAGGTCTGTTAAGGTTGCAAGGGTGCTGCCGGAGTTTTTACTTGAGAGCGAGGTGGAGCAGCTTCTTGATGTTAATGGGGATGATTTTATTTCTGTGAGAGATAAGGCTATGCTTGAGTTATTGTATTCTACGGGTTGTCGTGTTGCTGAGCTTGTGTCTGTCCGTAGAGGTGATGTGATGGGAGGGAAGGACTGGATTCTTATACGGGGAAAGGGTAATAAGGAAAGGATTGTTTTTATCGGAGATTTTGCGCGGTCTGCCTTAGATAGGTATATTCCTTTGCGCGATGCTTTGTTGTCACGGTTGGGGAAGGATGAGTGTGAAGTTCTTTTTGTTAATTCTAGGGGAGGGGCTCTTAGTCCCAGAGGGGTTTTCTATCTTTTGCAGAAAAGGGCTGCAGAAAAGGGGATTGTAAAGAAGATTAGTCCTCATACTTTGAGGCATAGTTTTGCTACTCATATATTGTCGAGAGGGGCTGATATAAGAGTGGTTCAGGAGATGTTGGGGCATTCCAGTCTTTCTACTACTCAGGTTTATACTCATCTTGATTTTAATTCTTTAAAAAGGGTGTATGATGTTTCTCACCCGCATTCTGGGAGGAATGGTCATGAGTGA
- the hslV gene encoding ATP-dependent protease subunit HslV codes for MSDKIRSTTIIAVRRDGRFAMAGDGQVTMGATVMKGNAKKIRRLYDGQVLVGFAGATADAFTLFERFEAKLKEFSGDVLRSAVALAKDWRTDRMLRRLEALLLVGDKEKTFLLSGTGDVIEPEDGIVAIGSGGPYAQAAARALMENTELSAADIADKAIRIAASICIYTNNNIVLEEL; via the coding sequence ATGAGTGATAAGATAAGAAGTACTACTATTATTGCTGTAAGAAGGGATGGTCGCTTTGCTATGGCCGGTGATGGTCAGGTCACTATGGGGGCGACTGTTATGAAAGGTAATGCAAAAAAAATCAGAAGGCTTTATGATGGTCAGGTCCTTGTTGGTTTTGCAGGGGCTACTGCGGATGCTTTTACTTTGTTTGAGCGTTTTGAGGCTAAACTTAAGGAGTTTTCCGGTGATGTTTTGCGTTCTGCTGTTGCTCTTGCTAAGGATTGGAGAACGGATAGGATGTTGAGACGGCTTGAGGCTCTTTTGCTTGTCGGAGATAAGGAAAAAACTTTTCTTCTTTCGGGTACAGGTGATGTTATAGAACCGGAGGATGGTATTGTTGCAATAGGGTCTGGCGGTCCTTATGCTCAGGCTGCCGCAAGAGCTCTCATGGAGAATACCGAACTTTCTGCTGCTGATATTGCAGATAAGGCCATAAGGATTGCTGCTTCTATATGTATTTATACCAATAATAATATTGTTTTGGAGGAACTTTGA
- the hslU gene encoding ATP-dependent protease ATPase subunit HslU, whose product MTKLENLTPREIVAELSKYIIGQEQAKKVVAIALRNRWRRKQLPKELKDEIAPKNIIMIGPTGVGKTEIARRISKLTGAPFLKVEATKYTEVGYVGRDVESMIRDLMSVAVSMVKAELQDSVMEDAEKRTEEKLLDLLLPGNAKDSSVVSPDTREKFRRMLRAGELDDKVVEISVKKKSIPAIEIFSGSNFEEIGMSLGGVAGLFGGEKKKRLPVKQAREILIAEEVDKLIDHDQVADIARGRVEDSGIVFIDEIDKIAAKESKTGVDVSREGVQRDLLPIIEGAKVNTKYGIIDTSHILFIAAGAFHISKPSDLIPELQGRFPLRVELEPLGKDDFLKILTQPQNALIKQYTELLKTEDVELDFSQDALEEIALVAEMVNSKTENIGARRLHTIMEVILEDVSFAGPEIKGQKIPITREYVRERLDKVVSNEDVSRYIL is encoded by the coding sequence ATGACAAAACTTGAGAATTTGACTCCCAGAGAGATTGTTGCAGAGCTGAGTAAATATATTATAGGTCAGGAGCAGGCAAAAAAGGTTGTTGCTATTGCTCTCAGAAACAGATGGAGAAGAAAGCAACTGCCTAAGGAATTAAAGGATGAGATTGCTCCCAAGAATATTATAATGATTGGTCCTACGGGTGTTGGTAAGACAGAGATTGCAAGAAGGATTTCTAAGTTAACAGGGGCTCCCTTTTTAAAAGTGGAGGCAACAAAGTATACCGAGGTTGGTTATGTTGGCAGAGATGTGGAGTCCATGATTAGAGATCTCATGAGTGTTGCTGTTTCTATGGTAAAGGCAGAGTTGCAGGATTCTGTGATGGAGGATGCAGAAAAGAGAACCGAAGAAAAGTTGCTTGACCTTCTGTTGCCTGGTAATGCCAAGGATTCTTCTGTTGTATCCCCGGATACCAGAGAGAAGTTTAGACGAATGTTGAGAGCTGGTGAGCTGGATGATAAGGTCGTTGAGATTAGTGTAAAGAAAAAATCGATACCTGCAATAGAGATTTTTTCTGGTTCTAATTTTGAAGAGATAGGAATGAGTCTTGGGGGTGTTGCAGGGTTGTTTGGCGGGGAGAAGAAGAAGAGGCTTCCTGTTAAACAAGCAAGGGAGATATTAATTGCAGAAGAGGTGGATAAGCTTATAGATCACGATCAGGTTGCTGATATTGCAAGAGGTAGAGTAGAAGATAGTGGTATTGTTTTTATTGACGAAATAGATAAGATTGCTGCTAAGGAGAGTAAAACCGGTGTTGATGTGTCCAGAGAGGGAGTGCAGAGAGACTTGCTTCCCATAATAGAGGGAGCAAAGGTCAATACTAAGTATGGTATTATAGATACTTCTCATATTTTATTTATTGCTGCTGGTGCTTTCCATATTAGTAAGCCAAGTGATTTGATTCCAGAGTTGCAGGGAAGATTTCCTCTAAGGGTTGAACTTGAGCCTCTTGGTAAAGATGATTTTTTAAAGATTCTTACACAACCTCAAAATGCTCTTATAAAACAATATACAGAGCTGCTTAAGACAGAGGATGTTGAGCTTGATTTTTCGCAGGACGCGTTGGAAGAGATCGCTCTTGTAGCAGAGATGGTCAATTCTAAAACAGAAAATATAGGAGCAAGGCGTTTGCATACTATAATGGAAGTTATTCTGGAAGATGTTTCTTTTGCTGGACCTGAAATAAAGGGACAGAAAATTCCAATAACAAGAGAATATGTGAGAGAGAGACTTGATAAGGTGGTTTCCAATGAGGATGTGTCAAGATATATATTGTGA
- the flgC gene encoding flagellar basal body rod protein FlgC, which translates to MGLFTPINIAATGLTAQRLRMDVISNNIANATTTRTTEGGPFRRSRVVFRPRVEEPYWKSPFLPKPLDNGLGKGVKVTKVEKDYDAKTRLVYDPTHPDAIKSGPLKGYVEYPNVNIVNEMVDMIDASRAYEANLAVVNGSKTMFFKALEIGR; encoded by the coding sequence ATGGGACTTTTTACGCCTATTAACATAGCTGCTACAGGTCTTACTGCTCAAAGATTAAGAATGGATGTTATCTCTAATAACATAGCCAATGCAACTACTACCAGAACAACAGAGGGTGGGCCTTTTAGGCGTAGCCGTGTTGTTTTCCGACCTCGTGTAGAAGAGCCATATTGGAAGAGCCCTTTTTTACCTAAGCCGCTTGATAATGGTCTTGGTAAAGGGGTTAAGGTTACAAAGGTAGAAAAGGATTATGATGCAAAAACAAGGCTAGTGTATGATCCTACTCATCCTGATGCTATAAAATCCGGGCCGCTAAAAGGATATGTGGAATATCCTAATGTAAATATTGTAAACGAAATGGTAGACATGATAGATGCTTCCAGAGCGTATGAAGCAAACCTTGCTGTTGTTAATGGTTCTAAGACTATGTTTTTTAAGGCTTTGGAAATAGGGAGGTAA
- the flgB gene encoding flagellar basal body rod protein FlgB encodes MFEASTFGRTIDILHREMDVNLLRRQIIANNIANADTPNFKRSELNFESSLKRALESEKTRKMPAFVTDKRHIPFNQPVDYRTVRPRKILDFWTTSKNNGNNVDLEQESMNLLNNELLYNMLVQSVNNQFSQVQMVLK; translated from the coding sequence ATGTTTGAGGCTTCTACTTTTGGCAGGACGATTGATATTCTACATAGGGAGATGGATGTTAATTTGCTCAGGAGACAGATAATTGCCAATAATATTGCTAATGCTGATACTCCCAACTTTAAGAGAAGTGAGCTCAATTTTGAGTCTTCTTTAAAGCGTGCTTTGGAGTCGGAAAAAACAAGGAAAATGCCGGCTTTTGTAACAGATAAACGGCATATTCCCTTTAATCAACCTGTTGATTATAGGACAGTAAGGCCTAGAAAGATTTTGGATTTTTGGACAACTAGCAAAAATAATGGTAATAATGTGGATTTGGAGCAGGAATCTATGAATCTCTTGAATAATGAGCTGCTTTATAACATGTTGGTACAGTCTGTTAATAATCAATTCTCTCAAGTACAGATGGTTCTTAAATAG
- the fliG gene encoding flagellar motor switch protein FliG: MGKAKAAPSGATHGKKSGVKRELTGRQKAAIFLVTIGSELSAEIFKHLKEDEIEALTFEIARLESIDAEERDKVLMEFQELMMAQEFIITGGVDYARELLEKALGSQKAVDIINRLTSSLQVRPFDFVRRTDPTQLLNFIQQEHPQTIALILSYLDPQKASIILASLDHDIQSEVAKRIATMDRTSPEVLREVERVLEKKLSTLASEDYTMAGGVDAIVEILNMVDRSTEKSIIESLEEEDPELAEEIKKKMFVFEDIVLLDDRAIQKVLREVDTQELAKALKAVDSEVQDKIFRNMSKRAATLLKEDMEYMGPIRMKDVEESQQKIVSIIRKLEEQGEIVIARGGEDEIVV, from the coding sequence ATGGGAAAGGCAAAAGCAGCTCCTTCTGGAGCTACACATGGAAAGAAGAGTGGTGTAAAAAGAGAACTGACAGGTAGACAAAAGGCTGCAATATTTCTTGTTACAATAGGTTCTGAGCTGTCAGCAGAAATTTTTAAACACCTTAAAGAGGATGAGATAGAGGCGCTTACATTTGAGATAGCCAGGTTAGAGAGCATAGATGCAGAAGAACGAGACAAGGTTCTTATGGAATTCCAAGAGCTGATGATGGCTCAGGAGTTTATAATAACCGGAGGAGTAGATTATGCTAGGGAGTTGCTGGAAAAGGCTCTTGGCAGTCAAAAGGCAGTTGATATAATTAATAGACTTACAAGTAGTTTACAGGTTAGGCCTTTTGATTTTGTCAGAAGAACAGATCCAACTCAGTTGCTTAATTTTATACAACAGGAACATCCTCAGACGATAGCTCTTATTCTTTCTTATTTGGATCCTCAGAAAGCTTCTATAATTCTTGCCAGTCTTGACCACGATATACAATCTGAAGTTGCAAAAAGAATAGCAACCATGGATAGAACATCTCCGGAAGTATTGAGAGAGGTAGAAAGAGTGCTTGAGAAAAAACTTTCTACTCTTGCATCTGAGGATTATACTATGGCAGGAGGTGTCGATGCCATAGTAGAGATTCTCAATATGGTAGACCGTTCTACGGAAAAATCAATAATAGAATCGCTTGAGGAAGAAGATCCCGAACTTGCAGAAGAAATAAAGAAAAAGATGTTTGTCTTTGAAGATATTGTTCTCCTTGATGATCGCGCTATACAAAAGGTTTTGAGAGAGGTAGATACTCAGGAGCTTGCAAAAGCGCTTAAGGCAGTCGATTCCGAAGTTCAGGATAAAATTTTTAGAAATATGTCAAAACGTGCGGCAACTCTTCTCAAGGAAGATATGGAGTATATGGGACCTATTCGTATGAAAGATGTTGAAGAGTCTCAGCAGAAGATCGTATCTATTATAAGAAAACTTGAGGAACAAGGGGAGATTGTTATTGCTAGAGGTGGAGAGGAC
- the fliE gene encoding flagellar hook-basal body complex protein FliE translates to MNFMSETNLVGHKIYMQKADPRHFVGSKPEDKPIDPDNFSQVLLGAINGVNSLQQKSALLSQQMITDPDTVDPHDVTIAMAKANMALSITKSVVDRAVQAYREILSLR, encoded by the coding sequence ATGAATTTTATGTCAGAGACAAATCTTGTTGGTCATAAGATATATATGCAAAAAGCGGATCCTAGGCATTTTGTCGGTTCTAAACCCGAGGATAAGCCAATAGATCCGGATAATTTTTCTCAAGTTCTTTTGGGTGCTATTAACGGTGTTAATAGTCTACAGCAGAAAAGTGCTCTTTTATCTCAGCAAATGATAACTGATCCGGATACGGTAGATCCGCATGATGTTACAATTGCAATGGCAAAAGCAAATATGGCTCTGTCTATAACAAAATCCGTAGTAGATAGAGCTGTACAGGCATATAGGGAGATCCTATCGCTTAGATAA
- the topA gene encoding type I DNA topoisomerase: MGKSAKGSSNKKGTNKKNKKINTLLIVESPAKASTIEKYLGPGYKVEASKGHLIDLPKSRLAVDINNSFEPEYITVRGKAEILRNLIKQAKEAGHVMLASDNDREGEAISFHIKNAIEKKYPDVKIERIVFNEITPSAIRAAVENPGDIDENKVDAQKSRRVLDRLVGYNLSPILWKKVKNGLSAGRVQSVALRLICEREKEVESFVPEEYWSLDVILRKDKKRFNAVLVNYKDKKPDFKTKADADAVIEQLRDKSFTVISVREVLKQNKPKPPFTTSQLQQVAANRLGYNARKTMQIAQRLYEGVSVGSTRVGLITYMRTDSTRISETAISAVRDFIGKTYPDALPEKPRYYSKGGNAQDAHEAIRPTFVEYTPDYLKNYLSRDEHRLYSIIWERFVASQMNNSSVKTVSVDIGAGEAVFRTGFSEVVDKGFLAALSLLKPADEKKSIPVLNEGDSLKLEEFIPEQHFTSGPSRYTDATIVKAMEELGIGRPSTYAPTISVLFDRFYVQRKNKQIVPTALGKMVNDILVSSFPDVLDVDFTARMESRLDMVESGEEKWVDMISDFFFPFKEKVEHVMEHLESVKVSMDEETGEVCPKCGRPMVKKIGRYGYFIACTGFPECRYTMPIPVADCPVDGCGGKIVERKSRGKRGRTFYGCTNYPDCTFLSPYPLTDVRCPTCGWPLVEKSQKGDSVKVCINPDCDYLHDGDAVSSVSALKHEVSAEGGDEE; this comes from the coding sequence ATGGGAAAGTCAGCTAAAGGGTCCTCAAATAAAAAGGGTACAAATAAAAAAAATAAAAAGATAAATACTCTTCTTATTGTGGAGTCGCCTGCTAAGGCTTCTACTATAGAGAAGTATTTGGGGCCGGGATATAAGGTTGAGGCTTCCAAGGGACATCTTATTGATTTGCCCAAATCCAGACTTGCTGTGGATATCAATAATTCTTTTGAGCCGGAGTATATTACTGTAAGGGGAAAAGCTGAGATTCTAAGGAATTTAATAAAGCAGGCTAAGGAGGCTGGTCATGTTATGCTTGCTTCTGATAATGATAGAGAGGGTGAAGCTATTTCTTTTCATATAAAGAATGCTATAGAAAAGAAATATCCGGATGTAAAGATCGAAAGAATAGTTTTTAATGAAATCACGCCTTCTGCAATAAGGGCTGCTGTCGAGAATCCCGGAGATATAGATGAGAATAAGGTTGATGCTCAGAAATCAAGAAGGGTTCTTGATCGTTTAGTGGGATATAATCTGTCTCCTATATTATGGAAGAAGGTTAAAAATGGTCTGTCTGCAGGAAGAGTGCAGTCTGTTGCTCTCAGATTGATATGTGAGAGGGAGAAGGAGGTAGAATCCTTTGTTCCAGAAGAGTATTGGTCTCTGGATGTTATTTTAAGGAAAGATAAGAAAAGATTTAATGCTGTGCTTGTAAATTACAAGGATAAGAAGCCTGATTTTAAAACTAAGGCTGATGCTGATGCGGTTATAGAGCAGCTTAGGGATAAGTCATTTACTGTTATTTCTGTTAGGGAGGTTTTAAAGCAGAATAAGCCTAAACCTCCTTTTACTACTTCTCAGCTTCAACAGGTTGCTGCAAACAGGTTGGGGTATAATGCAAGAAAAACGATGCAAATAGCCCAGAGACTGTACGAGGGTGTCTCTGTTGGTAGTACTCGTGTTGGTCTCATAACATATATGAGAACTGACTCAACAAGAATTTCCGAGACTGCAATAAGTGCTGTAAGGGATTTTATTGGAAAAACTTATCCGGATGCTTTGCCTGAGAAGCCTCGTTATTATAGTAAGGGAGGAAATGCTCAGGATGCACACGAGGCTATACGTCCTACTTTTGTGGAGTATACTCCCGATTATCTTAAGAATTATTTGTCCCGCGATGAGCATAGATTGTATTCTATTATATGGGAAAGATTTGTCGCATCACAGATGAATAATTCTTCTGTAAAAACTGTTTCTGTTGATATTGGTGCTGGAGAGGCTGTTTTTAGAACTGGTTTTTCTGAGGTTGTTGATAAAGGGTTTTTGGCTGCTTTGTCTTTACTTAAGCCTGCTGATGAAAAAAAGTCTATTCCTGTTTTAAATGAGGGTGATAGTCTTAAACTGGAAGAATTTATTCCTGAGCAGCATTTTACTTCTGGTCCAAGCCGATATACTGATGCTACTATAGTTAAGGCTATGGAGGAGCTTGGTATTGGTCGTCCTTCTACCTATGCTCCTACTATTTCTGTGCTGTTTGATAGGTTTTATGTACAGAGAAAGAATAAGCAGATAGTTCCTACTGCTCTAGGAAAGATGGTTAATGATATTCTTGTTTCTTCTTTTCCTGATGTTCTTGATGTGGATTTTACTGCAAGGATGGAATCTCGCTTGGATATGGTGGAGTCAGGCGAGGAAAAATGGGTGGATATGATTTCTGATTTCTTTTTTCCTTTTAAAGAGAAGGTTGAGCATGTTATGGAGCATCTTGAGTCTGTAAAGGTGTCTATGGATGAAGAGACAGGTGAGGTTTGTCCTAAATGTGGAAGGCCTATGGTTAAGAAGATTGGTAGATATGGATATTTTATTGCCTGCACTGGTTTTCCTGAGTGTAGATATACTATGCCTATCCCTGTGGCTGATTGTCCTGTTGATGGCTGTGGAGGTAAGATTGTGGAAAGAAAGTCAAGGGGAAAAAGAGGGCGAACTTTCTATGGTTGTACTAATTATCCTGATTGTACTTTCTTGAGTCCTTATCCTCTTACAGATGTAAGGTGTCCGACTTGTGGTTGGCCTCTTGTAGAGAAGTCTCAAAAGGGTGATTCTGTCAAGGTTTGCATAAATCCTGATTGTGATTATCTCCATGATGGGGATGCTGTTTCTTCTGTATCGGCTCTTAAACATGAGGTTTCTGCGGAGGGTGGTGATGAAGAGTGA
- the fliF gene encoding flagellar basal-body MS-ring/collar protein FliF — MNEWLQKMFQRVKDAWTKWTIVQKIIFFSIVGVVVAGFIFLASFSAAPSMVPLLNKVITDQQALDDITARLEAENVKYQVTADNRILVSDEKTAKKMRAILVREDLIPSGTDPWQLFDIERWTITDFERNVNLRRAITKSIEQHLEALDDIDKASVTLVMPEKALFEQDQEPTTASIIITPKPGSDIVSNRKKIEGIVKLVEFAVEGLKEENITITDQRGVVLNDFAGMENFDRLELAKRQIKTKEELESQYKKKILSALRNIFREDRVEIVNLDIELDMSQVEISTEEHFPITMKPDNPKTPYDESEVVPSITLSKETQDEKFEGTGFNPEGPPGQEGQTPPAYKDLEGLVGKYSKNSVIQNEVVNTKNITEKKDPWNINRISVAVAIDGIWKWEYNDKGEVILNPDGSIKRTYIPVPDEDLKKANELVMTAIGYKKERGDSVSVQHIQFDRTFEFAKEDAEFRARQQRERAILISLLAVAGLLLLFIVIRLILREAERRRRLKEEELARQHQAMREAALRSAEEEAAQVEMSVEERAKMELQEQAINMAREHPEEVAQLIRTWLMEE, encoded by the coding sequence ATGAACGAATGGCTACAAAAAATGTTCCAGCGTGTTAAAGACGCTTGGACAAAATGGACTATTGTACAAAAAATTATTTTCTTTTCTATTGTTGGAGTTGTGGTTGCTGGATTTATTTTTCTGGCAAGCTTCAGTGCGGCTCCATCTATGGTTCCACTTCTTAACAAGGTTATAACTGATCAGCAGGCTCTTGATGATATAACAGCAAGATTGGAAGCGGAAAATGTAAAATACCAAGTTACAGCTGATAATAGGATTCTTGTTTCCGATGAGAAGACTGCCAAAAAAATGAGAGCTATATTGGTAAGGGAAGACCTTATTCCCAGTGGCACGGATCCTTGGCAGCTTTTTGATATTGAGAGATGGACAATTACTGATTTTGAAAGAAATGTTAATTTGAGAAGGGCAATAACAAAGTCAATTGAGCAGCATCTGGAGGCATTGGATGATATTGATAAGGCCAGTGTGACTCTTGTAATGCCAGAAAAGGCTCTTTTTGAACAGGATCAGGAACCTACTACTGCTTCTATAATCATAACTCCAAAGCCTGGCTCGGACATTGTTTCCAATAGAAAAAAGATAGAAGGCATTGTAAAACTTGTAGAATTTGCTGTTGAGGGGCTTAAGGAAGAAAATATTACGATTACCGATCAGAGAGGAGTTGTTCTCAATGATTTTGCAGGAATGGAAAATTTCGACAGGTTGGAGCTTGCTAAACGTCAGATAAAGACAAAAGAAGAACTGGAAAGTCAATATAAAAAGAAGATTTTATCTGCGCTTAGGAATATTTTTAGAGAGGATAGGGTAGAGATAGTCAATCTAGATATAGAGTTGGATATGAGTCAGGTTGAGATTTCTACGGAGGAACATTTCCCCATAACAATGAAACCTGATAATCCTAAGACTCCTTATGATGAGAGTGAAGTCGTTCCTTCTATAACTCTTTCTAAAGAGACTCAGGATGAAAAGTTTGAAGGAACAGGATTCAATCCAGAAGGTCCCCCTGGACAGGAGGGGCAGACTCCGCCTGCATATAAGGATCTGGAAGGTCTGGTGGGAAAGTATTCAAAGAATTCTGTTATTCAGAATGAGGTAGTCAATACTAAGAATATAACAGAAAAAAAAGATCCTTGGAATATAAATCGTATCAGTGTAGCTGTTGCTATAGATGGCATCTGGAAATGGGAATATAATGATAAGGGAGAGGTTATTCTGAACCCTGATGGTTCCATAAAAAGGACATACATTCCAGTTCCTGATGAGGATCTTAAAAAGGCAAACGAGCTTGTTATGACTGCTATTGGTTATAAAAAAGAAAGAGGGGACTCTGTTTCTGTTCAGCATATCCAATTTGACAGGACTTTTGAGTTTGCAAAGGAGGATGCTGAGTTTAGAGCAAGACAACAGAGAGAAAGAGCTATTTTGATTTCTCTTCTTGCTGTTGCTGGATTACTACTGTTGTTTATAGTTATCAGGCTCATACTCAGAGAGGCTGAGAGAAGAAGAAGGCTTAAAGAAGAAGAACTTGCAAGGCAGCATCAAGCTATGCGTGAGGCTGCTTTAAGGAGTGCAGAAGAAGAGGCTGCTCAGGTAGAGATGTCTGTGGAAGAACGAGCCAAGATGGAATTGCAGGAGCAGGCTATTAATATGGCCAGAGAACATCCTGAAGAGGTTGCTCAGCTCATAAGAACCTGGTTGATGGAGGAATAA
- the dprA gene encoding DNA-processing protein DprA, with protein sequence MSEKEFLLLCSIHLINVISTEEKLRLLSNLSSVDDFLHLSHSDVEGIINRKIPRAKICVDLLMARAERELKIMKVKNFDWTYINADNYPVLLRNSFDPPFMLFYIGCLELNTDFILSIVGTRKPTLTASRVAYSFARDVVVEGGIVVSGLANGIDTSAHKGAVEGGGKTFAVLGSGIDNIYPVTNRRLSQKIVENGGAILSEYVPSAVAKKYCFPQRNRIIACLSRGTLVVEAPKKSGALITAEYALDEGRDVFIPANVPEGGNSEGTYDLLENGAMSVVSVYEIMKEWNVLSHSHEKNKNNYNHPKDKNNGFSNPGSVLASMMEKELDGKIVRHKGDIIEG encoded by the coding sequence ATGAGTGAGAAAGAGTTTTTATTGTTATGTTCCATACATCTCATTAATGTTATTTCCACAGAAGAGAAATTGCGATTGTTGAGTAATTTGTCTTCTGTGGATGATTTTTTACATCTTTCTCATTCTGATGTTGAGGGTATTATAAATAGAAAAATTCCTAGGGCTAAAATCTGTGTTGATCTTCTTATGGCAAGGGCGGAAAGAGAATTGAAAATTATGAAAGTAAAGAATTTTGATTGGACTTATATTAATGCTGATAATTATCCTGTTTTGCTTAGGAATTCTTTTGATCCTCCTTTTATGCTTTTTTATATTGGCTGCCTTGAACTCAATACAGATTTTATTTTATCTATTGTTGGAACCAGAAAGCCTACTCTTACTGCTTCCAGAGTTGCTTATTCTTTTGCCAGGGATGTTGTTGTGGAAGGGGGAATAGTCGTATCCGGACTTGCAAATGGTATTGATACTTCTGCTCATAAAGGAGCTGTAGAGGGTGGTGGAAAGACTTTTGCTGTTTTGGGTTCCGGTATAGATAATATTTATCCTGTTACAAACAGAAGATTGTCTCAGAAGATTGTAGAAAATGGTGGTGCTATTTTGAGCGAGTATGTGCCTTCTGCTGTAGCAAAAAAGTATTGTTTTCCTCAGAGGAATAGAATAATAGCTTGTCTTTCCCGAGGAACACTTGTGGTTGAGGCTCCTAAAAAATCAGGAGCTCTTATTACTGCCGAATATGCTCTTGACGAAGGGCGGGATGTATTTATTCCTGCTAATGTTCCGGAGGGGGGTAATTCCGAAGGGACTTATGATTTGCTGGAAAATGGTGCTATGAGTGTAGTTTCTGTATATGAAATAATGAAAGAATGGAATGTTTTGTCTCATTCTCATGAGAAAAATAAAAATAATTATAATCATCCTAAAGACAAGAATAATGGTTTTTCCAATCCTGGTTCTGTTCTTGCTTCTATGATGGAAAAGGAGTTGGATGGAAAGATTGTAAGACATAAGGGTGATATTATTGAGGGGTAG